Proteins encoded in a region of the Panicum hallii strain FIL2 chromosome 3, PHallii_v3.1, whole genome shotgun sequence genome:
- the LOC112886717 gene encoding ABC transporter G family member 12-like, with protein MDGGSGEAWRGAVSPAARYAESGGASLTWENLTAVLPGGGGRATKKLVQGLYGYAVPGRVVAIMGPSGSGKSTLLDSLSGRLARNVVLTGKVLLNGKKRRLDYGVVAYVTQENILLGTLTVRETVTYSAMLRLPSSMRKSEVRRIVDDTLDEMGLRECADRHVGTWHLRGISGGEKKRLSIALEILTRPRLLFLDEPTTGLDSAAAFSVVQTLRQLAVDGGRTIVSSVHQPSSEVFALFDDLCLLSSGESVYFGDAKLATQFFAETGFPCPSRRNPSDHFLRCVNSDFDDVAATMKGSMKLRAEAELDPLLNYSTSEIRERLVEKYRISDYAMMVRNTIHEITKIEGVMEEVIRGSEASWFKQLRTLTSRSFTNMSRDLNYYWLRIIIYIVMAVCLGTIYYDVGTSYTAIQARASCGGFVSGFMTFMSIGGFPSFIEEMKVFTLERQNGHYGVAAYIISNFLSSMPFLLTVSWASASITYWMVKFRPGFSYFAFFALNLYGGVSVIESLMMIISALVPNFLMGLILGAGVIGIMMLTSGFFRLLPELPKIFWRYPVSYIVYGSWGLKGGYKNDLIGLEFEPMMPGQPKLKGEYIITEMMGLSLDHSKWLDLAMIFVLLFAYRLTFFIVLKVKEAAAPYIRVAYTRFTVKRLERRASFRKTLAMTSLSKRHNQPHPMAIQEGLNSPMPY; from the exons ATGGACGGCGGCAGCGGGGAGGCGTGGCGCGGGGCGGTGTCGCCGGCGGCGCGCTACGCGGAGTCCGGCGGCGCCAGCCTGACGTGGGAGAACCTCACGGCGGTGctgccgggcggcggcggccgggccaCCAAGAAGCTGGTGCAGGGGCTGTACGGCTACGCCGTGCCCGGCCGCGTCGTCGCTATCATGGGGCCGTCCGGCTCCGGCAAGTCCACGCTCCTCGACTCGCTCTCCG GGAGGCTGGCCAGGAACGTGGTCCTCACTGGGAAGGTGCTGCTCAACGGCAAGAAGAGGCGGCTCGACTATGGCGTCGTG GCGTATGTGACCCAAGAGAACATACTGTTGGGCACGCTGACGGTCCGGGAGACGGTGACCTACTCGGCCATGCTGCGGCTGCCGTCGAGCATGCGCAAGTCGGAGGTGCGCCGCATCGTGGACGACACGCTGGACGAGATGGGGCTCCGGGAGTGCGCCGACCGCCACGTCGGGACCTGGCACCTCCGCGGCATCAGCGGCGGCGAGAAGAAGCGCCTGAGCATCGCGCTGGAGATCCTCACCCGCCCGCGCCTCCTCTTCCTGGACGAGCCCACCACCGGGCtcgacagcgccgccgccttctccgTCGTGCAGACGCTGCGCCAGCTCGCCGTCGACGGCGGCCGCACCATCGTCTCCTCCGTGCACCAGCCCAGCAGCGAGGTCTTCGCGCTCTTTGACGACCTCTGCCTCCTCTCCAGCGGCGAGTCCGTCTACTTCGGCGATGCGAAGCTGGCAACGCAG TTCTTTGCGGAAACAGGTTTCCCCTGCCCCAGCCGAAGGAATCCATCCGACCATTTCCTCCGGTGTGTCAACTCTGACTTCGATGATGTCGCTGCCACCATGAAAGGATCCATGAAGCTGCGAGCA GAGGCAGAGCTTGATCCCCTGTTGAATTACTCCACGTCAGAGATCAGAGAACGGCTAGTGGAGAAGTACAGGATCTCCGATTATGCCATGATGGTCAGGAACACAATACACGAGATAACCAAGATT GAGGGTGTGATGGAGGAGGTGATCCGTGGCAGCGAGGCGAGCTGGTTCAAGCAGCTGCGCACGCTGACGAGCCGGTCCTTCACCAACATGTCCCGGGACCTGAACTACTACTGGCTGCGCATCATCATCTACATCGTCATGGCCGTCTGCCTGGGCACCATCTACTACGACGTGGGCACCAGCTACACGGCCATCCAGGCGCGCGCCTCCTGCGGTGGCTTCGTGTCCGGCTTCATGACCTTCATGTCCATCGGCGGCTTCCCGTCCTTCATCGAGGAGATGAAGGTGTTCACCCTGGAGCGCCAGAATGGCCACTACGGCGTCGCCGCCTACATCATCTCCAACTTCCTATCCTCCATGCCGTTCCTGCTCACCGTGTCCTGGGCCAGCGCCTCCATCACCTACTGGATGGTCAAGTTCCGGCCGGGGTTCAGCTACTTTGCCTTCTTCGCCCTCAACCTCTACGGTGGTGTCTCCGTCATCGAGAgcctcatgatgatcatctctGCCCTCGTGCCAAACTTCCTCATGGGCCTCATCCTTGGTGCCGGCGTCATT GGTATCATGATGTTGACGTCAGGATTCTTCCGGCTGCTTCCGGAACTTCCCAAGATCTTCTGGCGATACCCGGTGTCCTACATTGTGTATGGCTCATGGGGATTGAAG GGAGGGTACAAGAACGACCTGATTGGGCTGGAGTTCGAGCCCATGATGCCGGGGCAACCGAAGCTCAAGGGCGAGTACATCATCACCGAGATGATGGGGCTGAGCCTGGACCACTCCAAGTGGCTGGACCTCGCCATGATCTTCGTCCTCCTCTTCGCCTACCGCCTCACCTTCTTCATCGTGCTCAAGGTCAAGGAGGCCGCCGCGCCGTACATCCGCGTCGCCTACACGCGCTTCACCGTGAAGCGCCTGGAGCGGCGCGCGTCGTTCAGGAAGACGCTGGCCATGACCTCGCTGTCGAAGCGGCACAACCAGCCGCACCCCATGGCCATCCAGGAGGGGCTCAACTCGCCCATGCCGTACTGA
- the LOC112885844 gene encoding coiled-coil domain-containing protein 25 yields the protein MVFYFKARPEAGDYTIFMGLDKYENEDLIKYGFPEDIWFHVDKMSSAHVYVRLNKGQTMDDMSEGLLEDCAQLVKANSIQGNKVNNIDVVYTPWYNLKKTPSMDVGQVGFHNPKLVRTIKVEKRMNEIVNRLNKTKVERKPDLKAEREAVSAAEKAERKAQLRDKKRREEMERLEKEKQAEIRSYKGLMVQEKMTSNKQIASGSKTLQELEEDFM from the exons ATGGTGTTCTACTTCAAGGCGCGGCCCGAGGCCGGCGACTACACCATCTTCATGGGCCTCGACAAGTACGAGAACGAGGACCTCATCAAGTACGGCTTCCCCGAGGACATCTG GTTCCATGTAGATAAGATGTCCTCTGCGCATGTATATGTGAGACTGAATAAAGGCCAGACAATGGATGACATGAGTGAAGGTCTGCTGGAAGACTGTGCACAGCTTGTCAAAGCTAATTCCATTCAAG GCAATAAAGTCAATAACATTGATGTAGTTTATACTCCATGGTACAATTTGAAGAAGACCCCTTCAATGGATGTGGGTCAAGTTGGTTTTCACAACCCTAAATTG GTTCGGACCATTAAAGTAGAAAAGCGGATGAATGAAATTGTGAACCGCTTGAATAAGACAAAGGTGGAGCGGAAGCCTGACTTGAAGG CTGAAAGAGAGGCTGTGAGTGCTGCTGAAAAGGCAGAAAGAAAGGCACAGCTTAGAGACAAG AAACGAAGGGAAGAAATGGAGAGGCTTGAGAAGGAGAAGCAAGCTGAAATCAGGAGCTACAAGGGGCTGATGGTCCAAGAGAAGATGACTTCTAACAAGCAAATCGCATCTGGCAGCAAGACCCTCCAAGAGCTCGAAGAAGACTTCATGTGA
- the LOC112885843 gene encoding rhomboid-like protein 11, chloroplastic — protein sequence MAQQQLLLLPAPSRAFSKPLPSQSTTLASLSLRQHISVSAAARRGLLRCGMKRSGFVAELEIAKDKQPQSRRANGIFWILLLNFGIYVADHMFQIREIKALYLYHALPTWYQFVTSTFCHANWNHLSSNLFFVYIFGKLVEEEEGNFALWMSYILTGAGANLISWLVLPTSSVSLGASGAVFGLFTISVLVKMSWDWRKILEVLILGQFVVDKVMEAARATTITGQSFQVNNIAHVSGALIGAALVFLVSRIPFSSNDDSPKTTKESK from the exons ATggcgcagcagcagctgctcCTCCTGCCCGCGCCTTCCAGAGCCTTCTCGAAGCCCCTCCCCTCCCAATCCACCACGctcgcctccctctcccttcgcCAACACATCtccgtctccgccgccgcccggcgcggCCTGCTGCGATGCGGGATGAAGCGTTCAG GCTTTGTGGCCGAGCTGGAGATTGCCAAGGATAAGCAGCCGCAGAGCAGGCGCGCCAATGGCATCTTCTGGATCTTGCTGCTCAATTTCGGCATCTACGTGGCCGACCACATGTTCCAG ATTCGGGAAATAAAAGCACTGTACCTGTATCATGCACTCCCTACATGGTATCAGTTTGTGACATCAACATTTTGCCATGCCAACTG GAATCATCTTTCAAGCAATCTATTCTTTGTGTATATCTTTG GAAAGCTtgtggaggaggaagaaggtaaCTTTGCTTTGTGGATGTCTTACATTTTGACTGGTGCCGGGGCAAATTTGATTTCATGGTTGGTTCTCCCGACATCCTCTGTGTCACTTGGAGCATCTGGTGCTGTTTTTGGCCTTTTCACCATTAGTGTTCTAGTTAAG ATGTCATGGGACTGGAGAAAGATCCTTGAGGTGCTTATCCTGGGGCAATTTGTTGTTGACAAG GTCATGGAAGCAGCACGAGCAACAACAATCACGGGCCAATCATTTCAAGTAAACAACATTGCTCATGTGTCAGGTGCTTTGATAGGTGCAGCATTGGTGTTCCTGGTCAGCAGAATCCCCTTTTCATCCAACGATGATAGCCCCAAGACAACTAAAGAGAGTAAATAG
- the LOC112885842 gene encoding uncharacterized protein LOC112885842 — MDRRRAPAAVKPDRWDADDGPDELGVFAAERYFYGDDALWCERSSSSLSSSMFRTGTLEHDRSVVPTPTAGTSSSEASWNSRSALLPVPIEPSDEKLRAVAGAATPVAEAEPCSGAESGRAERRRASSSNSNMRRWLLGMAGCACGRGDGEESVSADEMEAGNDVLGAGGKKCNTEASEVFPQTEMIPEPVFEEDTAVTVRAGSGRWLLEGDKVLAGRDAFFPVEIAGHSHRRAANSLELPMPVVLHPAATASSGERRRVKSLEKFRPLGDDQGSALGPATQNSAFTIVAGNSPRGAADGGGSPGEDDDAAPSELGCAYPPSEASVVWSVVTADGAASGNFSSAASGYYYHYFNYGEDSTLRHAAAKNDHRRRRSGITTTGSSLLMACMNEKAVDAVGPARSVHRPGGRAGCRGEAGSCRRQPERPWWRVPTRRDAPPGR; from the coding sequence ATGGACAGACGCAGAGCACCGGCGGCGGTGAAGCCGGATCGCTGGGATGCCGACGACGGCCCCGACGAGCTCGGGGTCTTCGCCGCCGAGCGCTACTTCTACGGGGACGACGCGCTGTGGTGCGAGCGCTCGTCGTCGTCGCTGTCGTCGTCCATGTTCAGGACAGGGACGCTCGAGCACGACCGGTCTGTCGTCCCCACGCCCACGGCGGGCACCAGCTCGTCGGAGGCGAGCTGGAACAGCCGCTCCGCGCTGCTGCCCGTACCCATCGAGCCATCGGATGAGAAGTtgcgcgccgtcgccggcgccgccactCCGGTCGCCGAAGCGGAGCCTTGTTCCGGGGCGGAGAGTGGGCGCGCCGAGCGCAGGCGCGCTTCTTCGTCTAACTCTAACATGCGGCGGTGGCTGCTCGGCATGGCGGGGTGCGCTTGCGGCCGTGGCGATGGCGAGGAGTCGGTGAGCGCCGACGAAATGGAAGCCGGCAACGACGTCCTCGGTGCCGGTGGCAAGAAATGTAACACCGAAGCGAGCGAGGTGTTTCCACAAACAGAGATGATCCCGGAGCCCGTGTTCGAGGAGGACACCGCGGTCACGGTCAGGGCTGGCAGTGGCAGATGGCTCCTCGAAGGCGACAAAGTCCTTGCCGGAAGGGATGCGTTTTTTCCAGTTGAGATCGCAGGGCACAGCCACCGCCGGGCAGCCAACTCGCTCGAATTGCCCATGCCGGTGGTCTTGCATCCCGCAGCGACGGCCtcctccggcgagcggcggcgcgtgaAATCTTTGGAAAAGTTCAGGCCGTTGGGCGACGACCAAGGGAGCGCGCTCGGTCCAGCGACGCAGAACTCTGCTTTTACAATCGTCGCCGGAAATTCTCCGCGCGGGGCCGCTGACGGCGGAGGGAGCCCaggcgaggacgacgacgcgGCTCCGAGCGAGCTCGGGTGCGCGTACCCACCGAGCGAGGCGAGCGTCGTCTGGAGCGTGGTCAccgcggacggcgcggcgtccGGCAACTTCTCCAGCGCGGCGTCGGGCTACTACTACCACTACTTCAACTACGGCGAGGACAGCACGTTGCGGCACGCCGCGGCGAAGAACGACCACCGGAGGAGGAGAAGCGGGATCACCACCACCGGCAGCAGCCTGCTGATGGCGTGCATGAACGAGAAGGCGGTCGACGCTGTCGGGCCCGCTCGGTCCGTTCACCGGCCCGGAGGTCGAGCCGGCTGCCGCGGCGAGGCCGGGAGCTGTCGGCGGCAGCCGGAACGGCCATGGTGGAGGGTACCAACACGACGTGATGCGCCGCCGGGTAGGTAG
- the LOC112885845 gene encoding major pollen allergen Lol p 11-like, with translation MMPQLRSLVALLLAATAVAAVAVPGGKPGFVVTGRVYCDNCRAGFETNVSHNIQGATVHMECRHFETQKLHDKAEATTDAGGWYRMDIAGEDHQEEICEVMLLKSPEADCAEVERFRDRSRVPLTRNNGMDQTGVRYANPIAFFRKEPLQNCGELLRGYDLYNDTSENP, from the exons ATGATGCCGCAGTTGCGTAGCCTCGTCGCGCTGCTCCTGGCCGCCACGGCCGTGGCTGCCGTCGCCGTCCCCGGCGGCAAGCCGGGGTTCGTCGTCACCGGCCGCGTCTACTGCGACAACTGCCGCGCCGGGTTCGAGACCAACGTCTCCCACAACATCCAAG GCGCGACGGTGCACATGGAATGCCGCCACTTCGAGACGCAGAAGCTGCACGACAAGGCGGAGGCGACGACGGACGCCGGCGGGTGGTACCGGATGGACATCGCCGGCGAGGACCACCAGGAGGAGATCTGCGAGGTGATGCTGCTCAAGAGCCCCGAGGCTGACTGCGCCGAGGTCGAGCGCTTCCGCGATCGCTCCCGCGTCCCACTCACCCGGAACAACGGCATGGACCAGACCGGCGTCCGCTACGCCAACCCCATCGCCTTCTTCCGGAAGGAGCCGCTCCAGAACTGCGGCGAGCTCCTCCGCGGATACGACCTCTACAACGACACGTCCGAGAACCCCTAA
- the LOC112884555 gene encoding transcription factor MYB44-like, whose protein sequence is MAAKKSSSWSKGEDTVLREQVRLHGEQSWERVSAALPGRSARSCRLRWYQRLAHAVAAGRPFSAEEDALIVACHRAYPNKWATIARFLPGRTDSDVKSRYNTVLREQLDLAPPPRRHPDGTLPLFPLVPGDVRRASGRGGTVLRRQPPEEAAGDDQSGACLALFPLAPGDLTKGSNSAREAAAMDFDVSAGGLPEMRLSPAPTAMAAFRAMVQAVRAP, encoded by the coding sequence ATGGCGGCGAAGAAGTCTTCTTCGTGGAGCAAGGGCGAGGACACCGTGCTGCGGGAGCAGGTGCGGCTGCACGGCGAGCAGAGCTGGGAGCGCGTCAGCGCCGCACTGCCCGGCCGCAGCGCCCGGTCGTGCCGCCTCCGCTGGTACCAGCGCCTggcccacgccgtcgccgctgGACGGCCCTTCTCCGCCGAGGAGGACGCGCTCATCGTCGCGTGCCACCGCGCGTACCCCAACAAGTGGGCCACCATCGCGAGGTTCCTCCCGGGCCGCACCGACAGCGACGTCAAGAGCCGCTACAACACCGTCCTCCGCGAGCAGCTGGACCTggcgccgcctccgcgccgccacCCGGACGGGACGCTCCCGCTGTTTCCTCTGGTGCCCGGGGACGTCAGGCGTGCCagcggcaggggcggcacggTGCTCCGGCGCCAGCCGCCCGAGGAGGCTGCGGGGGATGATCAGAGCGGCGCGTGCCTCGCCCTGTTCCCGCTGGCGCCTGGGGATCTCACCAAGGGTAGCAACAGCGCACGcgaggcggcggcaatggaCTTTGATGTCAGCGCCGGAGGCCTGCCCGAGATGAGGCTCTCGCCGGCGCCCACGGCCATGGCGGCGTTCAGGGCGATGGTGCAGGCTGTTCGGGCGCCGTAG
- the LOC112886363 gene encoding metallothionein-like protein 2C isoform X2 — translation MSCCNGNCGCGASCQCGPACGGKMFPDVEATSATTTMVIAAATSKASSGGFEEAMESGGCDCNTCKCGTSCGCSCCSCN, via the exons ATGTCTTGCTGCAACGGCAACTGCGGGTGCGGCGCCAGCTGCCAGTGCGGCCCCGCATGCGGCGG CAAGATGTTCCCTGACGTGGAggccacctccgccaccaccaccatggtcatcgccgccgccaccagcaAGGC GAGCTCCGGCGGGTTCGAGGAGGCGATGGAGAGCGGCGGCTGCGACTGCAACACCTGCAAGTGCGGCACCAGCTGCGGCtgctcctgctgcagctgcaaCTGA
- the LOC112886363 gene encoding metallothionein-like protein 2C isoform X1: MSCCNGNCGCGASCQCGPACGGSKMFPDVEATSATTTMVIAAATSKASSGGFEEAMESGGCDCNTCKCGTSCGCSCCSCN; encoded by the exons ATGTCTTGCTGCAACGGCAACTGCGGGTGCGGCGCCAGCTGCCAGTGCGGCCCCGCATGCGGCGG CAGCAAGATGTTCCCTGACGTGGAggccacctccgccaccaccaccatggtcatcgccgccgccaccagcaAGGC GAGCTCCGGCGGGTTCGAGGAGGCGATGGAGAGCGGCGGCTGCGACTGCAACACCTGCAAGTGCGGCACCAGCTGCGGCtgctcctgctgcagctgcaaCTGA